The DNA window GTTCCCGCGTCAGCGACTTGAATCTGTGCCGCCAGCCATGCGACGGCTGCACCCCTTCCGGCACAAGATCAGCCTCTTGAAGCCATTGCGATACGCGACCGGCGGTCACGCGCGCCGATGCAAGGTATCTCTCCGGCTTCTTGCCGCCATGAAACAGCGGGCCGGCAGATGCCGAACGGATGAAGTCGGCAAAGCCCAATGCGACCACCTGCCGGTGTAGCGGAACGTCGCGATAGCCGCCCGCCTTGACGCTGCCAGCGTCGGGCGTGATCCTGACCACCCATCGGTCGCCCTCTTGTCGAACGTCCTCTTTCCGTAGCTGCGCCATTTCAGCGACACGCGCGCCGGTGAAGGCGCAGAGGATCGGCAACCAGCGTTTCGCAGCCGTGATGTGGGCGCTCTCGCGGTTGGCCGGGTTGTCTGCCTCTTTGGGTGTGTAGCTGGTCGAGAATTTCAGGACCGCGACGGCCTCGGGTGTGGTGTAGCCGCGTTCGCGGGTGCGCTGCGCCTTCGCGACGGGTTGCCGAACGGCCTCTGCCTCATTGGTGGGCAGGCGGTCGTTCTCGAACGCCCACCGCAGCAGGGCGCGGACGCTGGCAAGATACTTGTTCGCGATGGTCTTGGGCGATTTGCCTTCGACCAGCAGCTTGTCGCGCCAGTCCAGCAAGTTCCGTTTCGTGATCTGGCGCGCGTCGGAATGACCCAGGAATTTGACCAGATGCAGGATCGCAGCTTCCCATCCTCGCGCGCCGTCCTTGTGCTTGCCCAAGGCTTGCCGCGTGGCGATGTAGTCCTTGAACAGCGCCTTGATCGGCACCGGGTCTGGCTGGTCGTCAGGCGGCGCTGCGTTGGCGATAAGCGGATGCTCGGGCTTGCCGGCGAAGTTGCCTTCGTCGCGCTCCACGGTGCGCGCAAGCGCCTCTAGTTCACCAACAGCGATGGCGCGGGCGATCATGCGCCATTCGTCGGTGGCCGGCGCTGCCGTATGGTTGCCGGTCTGCCGGAACCGCTCGACCTGCTCACCGACAAGGACGGCAAGGCGCTGGTCGTCAAGGGTGCCGGCGATGGCGGCGCGAAGGTCGGCAACATGCTGGTCGTCTATCGACAGGCTCGGCCAGCGCGGATCGTTCCGAAGCGCCTCGTCCATCGCGATTCGCTGCCGGTAGTGGCTGGCGGCGATCTGGTCGGGCGTGAGGGGGTAACGGCCCACCTGCGCCACCATAGCGCCCTGTGACGCGGCCTTGCGCTCGGCCAGCGCCAATTCGTGTTGCAGGACCGCGACGGCACCGGGCAAGTGCTTCATCGCCGTGCGCCGATCAGGGCCTAGCGGATGGCGAAGTTCGGTCTTGCCGACGATCCGGCGAAGGTCTTTCGGCACGACCAGCCGGGCGAAGAATCTGCCGT is part of the Paracoccus stylophorae genome and encodes:
- a CDS encoding integrase — encoded protein: MAGATRYLLNRDGRFFARLVVPKDLRRIVGKTELRHPLGPDRRTAMKHLPGAVAVLQHELALAERKAASQGAMVAQVGRYPLTPDQIAASHYRQRIAMDEALRNDPRWPSLSIDDQHVADLRAAIAGTLDDQRLAVLVGEQVERFRQTGNHTAAPATDEWRMIARAIAVGELEALARTVERDEGNFAGKPEHPLIANAAPPDDQPDPVPIKALFKDYIATRQALGKHKDGARGWEAAILHLVKFLGHSDARQITKRNLLDWRDKLLVEGKSPKTIANKYLASVRALLRWAFENDRLPTNEAEAVRQPVAKAQRTRERGYTTPEAVAVLKFSTSYTPKEADNPANRESAHITAAKRWLPILCAFTGARVAEMAQLRKEDVRQEGDRWVVRITPDAGSVKAGGYRDVPLHRQVVALGFADFIRSASAGPLFHGGKKPERYLASARVTAGRVSQWLQEADLVPEGVQPSHGWRHRFKSLTRELGLSDRIADAIQGHAGKTASDDYGDVSVVAKARVIDALPDYKLP